One Helicobacter cetorum MIT 00-7128 DNA window includes the following coding sequences:
- the ureA gene encoding urease subunit alpha translates to MKLTPKEQEKFLLYYAGEIARKRKAEGLKLNQPEAIAYISAHIMDEARRGKKTVADLMQECMHFLKKDEVMEGVGNMVPDLGVEACFPDGTKLVTVNWPIEPDNHKAGEIKFGSDEDIEINAHKQATAIKLKVKNNGTKSLHVGSHFHFFEANRALEFDREKAYGKRLDIPSGNTLRIGSGETKEVTLIDIGGSKKIIGMNGLVNNIANERHKSSAIENAKKHGFLK, encoded by the coding sequence ATGAAATTAACTCCCAAAGAGCAAGAAAAATTCTTGTTATATTATGCAGGTGAAATCGCCAGAAAGCGTAAGGCTGAAGGCTTGAAATTAAACCAGCCAGAAGCTATTGCCTATATTAGTGCACACATTATGGATGAAGCAAGGCGTGGTAAAAAAACGGTTGCGGATTTGATGCAAGAATGCATGCACTTTTTGAAAAAAGATGAAGTCATGGAAGGTGTGGGAAATATGGTTCCTGATTTAGGCGTTGAAGCATGTTTTCCTGATGGCACCAAGCTTGTAACGGTGAATTGGCCTATAGAGCCTGATAATCATAAAGCGGGTGAAATTAAATTTGGCAGTGATGAAGATATTGAAATCAACGCCCATAAACAAGCCACAGCCATTAAACTTAAGGTTAAGAATAATGGCACAAAATCTTTGCATGTGGGTAGCCATTTCCATTTCTTTGAAGCTAATAGAGCCTTAGAATTTGACAGAGAAAAAGCCTATGGCAAACGATTAGATATTCCAAGCGGAAATACGCTAAGAATTGGTTCTGGTGAGACTAAAGAAGTTACTTTAATTGATATTGGTGGGTCTAAGAAAATTATCGGTATGAATGGGCTTGTCAATAATATCGCTAACGAACGCCATAAGTCTAGCGCAATTGAAAACGCTAAAAAACACGGATTTTTAAAATAA
- the ureB gene encoding urease subunit beta: protein MKKLDYVNTYGPTKGDKVRLGDTELWAEVEHDYTIYGEELKFGAGKTIREGMGQSNSHDENTLDLVITNALIIDYTGIYKADIGIKNGKIHGIGKAGNKDMQDGVSPNLVVGVGTEALAGEGMIITAGGIDSHTHFLSPQQFPTALANGVTTMFGGGTGPVDGTNATTITPGEWNIHRMLRAAEEYAMNIGFLGKGNSSSKQQLVEQIHAGVIGFKLHEDWGTTPSAIDTCLSIADEYDVQVCIHTDTVNEAGYVNDTLNAMNGRAIHAYHIEGAGGGHSPDVITMAGEENILPSSTTPTIPYTINTVAEHLDMLMTCHHLDKKIREDLQFSQSRIRPGSIAAEDVLHDNGMIAMTSSDSQAMGRAGEVVPRTWQTADKNKKEFGPLKEDAKNGNDNFRIKRYISKYTINPAITHGVSEYIGSVETGKIADLVVWNPAFFGVKPKIIIKGGLVVFSEMGDSNASVPTPQPVYYREMFGHHGKAKFDTSITFVNKLAYENGIKEKLGLERKVLPIKNCRNVTKKDFKFNNTTGKLSVDPESFEVFLDGKLCVSKPASELPLAQRYTFF from the coding sequence ATGAAAAAACTTGATTATGTCAATACTTATGGGCCTACTAAGGGGGATAAAGTAAGACTCGGCGATACTGAGCTTTGGGCAGAAGTTGAGCATGACTATACAATCTATGGCGAAGAGTTAAAATTTGGTGCGGGCAAAACCATTAGAGAAGGCATGGGACAATCTAATAGCCATGATGAAAACACTTTGGATTTAGTGATTACAAACGCTTTGATTATTGACTACACCGGCATTTACAAAGCTGATATTGGGATTAAAAACGGCAAAATCCACGGCATTGGAAAAGCTGGGAATAAAGACATGCAAGATGGCGTTAGCCCTAATTTAGTCGTAGGTGTAGGCACAGAAGCTTTAGCGGGAGAAGGCATGATTATTACAGCTGGTGGGATTGATAGCCACACGCATTTCTTGAGTCCGCAACAATTTCCCACAGCCCTAGCTAATGGTGTAACCACAATGTTTGGTGGCGGAACAGGTCCAGTTGATGGCACAAACGCTACAACCATTACTCCGGGTGAGTGGAATATCCACAGAATGTTAAGAGCCGCTGAAGAATACGCTATGAATATAGGATTTTTAGGAAAAGGCAATTCTTCTAGCAAACAGCAATTAGTGGAGCAAATCCATGCAGGGGTTATTGGTTTTAAATTACACGAAGACTGGGGCACTACACCGAGCGCGATTGATACTTGCTTAAGTATTGCCGATGAGTATGATGTGCAAGTGTGCATCCATACAGACACCGTGAATGAAGCTGGGTATGTGAATGACACGCTCAATGCGATGAACGGACGCGCCATTCATGCATACCACATTGAAGGGGCAGGTGGAGGACATAGCCCAGATGTTATCACTATGGCTGGTGAGGAAAACATCTTACCAAGTTCAACTACCCCGACCATTCCTTATACCATAAATACGGTTGCAGAACACTTAGACATGCTAATGACCTGCCACCACTTGGATAAAAAAATTAGAGAGGATTTACAATTTTCACAAAGTCGTATCCGCCCAGGCTCTATTGCAGCTGAAGATGTCTTGCATGACAATGGCATGATTGCTATGACAAGTTCTGATTCTCAAGCTATGGGAAGAGCGGGGGAAGTCGTGCCTAGAACTTGGCAAACCGCCGATAAAAACAAAAAAGAGTTTGGTCCTTTAAAAGAAGACGCTAAAAATGGGAATGATAATTTCCGCATTAAACGCTATATTTCTAAATACACTATAAATCCTGCCATTACGCATGGCGTGAGTGAATACATCGGCTCTGTAGAAACAGGAAAAATCGCTGATTTAGTCGTGTGGAATCCAGCCTTTTTTGGTGTGAAGCCTAAAATCATCATTAAAGGTGGCTTGGTTGTATTCTCTGAAATGGGCGATAGCAACGCCTCTGTGCCAACCCCTCAACCTGTGTATTACAGAGAAATGTTTGGCCATCATGGAAAGGCTAAATTTGATACTAGCATTACTTTTGTCAATAAGCTTGCCTATGAAAATGGCATTAAAGAAAAGCTTGGCTTAGAAAGAAAAGTATTACCCATTAAAAATTGTCGCAATGTAACTAAGAAAGACTTTAAGTTTAATAACACAACAGGGAAACTCAGCGTAGACCCAGAGAGCTTTGAAGTCTTTTTGGATGGTAAGCTTTGTGTCTCTAAACCAGCGAGCGAACTACCCTTAGCCCAACGCTATACTTTCTTCTAA